Proteins co-encoded in one Acidithiobacillus caldus ATCC 51756 genomic window:
- a CDS encoding sensor histidine kinase: MRWLRGRSLFAQTAWTLGLGIVVLQTFSLLAVVFTVLYPLAQRSAEDLAGLLIISAQTYERLPLPERGNFARSLRQDNGIVIGLPPRELSLGEAHGHLYGRLLSRILSLRLQQRIPVYTVDRPVPTLWVRIPGKQGAVWLHFDRRRLASSLPLATIVILLLSTLALLILSIILVRRVIRPLAVLADALRRSWKAPLPELPPGGPREFADLLEIFANMRTRLKAMIDHQSLLLVGVSHDLRSPLARLRMAWELLPASTPSKLRDGMLQDMERMGELLSQSLSLGRGLTARVADLDLIALLHEVRADFERAGGRWQEDLPRRYPFRGDYDALRRLLNNILDNARRYGGGQVRVRLLRGGGRGLLRICDSGPGVPEADLEKLFEPFYRGDDARGHEEGSGLGLAIARQLAEAQDMTLRLYNASPTGGLCVELAWPVG, from the coding sequence ATGCGGTGGTTGCGGGGTCGTAGTCTCTTTGCGCAGACGGCCTGGACCTTGGGTCTCGGTATCGTGGTCCTGCAGACCTTTTCCCTCCTGGCCGTGGTCTTCACGGTGCTCTATCCCCTGGCCCAGCGCTCGGCCGAGGACCTTGCCGGGCTGCTGATCATCAGTGCCCAGACCTACGAGCGTCTGCCCTTGCCCGAGCGCGGCAACTTTGCCCGGAGTCTGCGCCAGGACAACGGCATCGTCATCGGCTTGCCGCCGCGCGAGCTGTCCCTTGGTGAAGCCCACGGGCACCTCTACGGCCGTCTGTTGTCGCGCATCCTGTCGCTACGTCTGCAGCAGCGCATCCCCGTCTACACCGTCGATCGCCCCGTCCCGACCTTGTGGGTGAGGATCCCGGGCAAGCAGGGTGCCGTGTGGTTGCACTTCGACCGACGGCGTCTGGCCAGTTCCTTGCCTCTGGCCACCATCGTCATTCTGCTCCTGTCCACCCTGGCGCTGCTGATCCTCAGCATCATTCTCGTGCGTCGGGTGATCCGTCCTCTGGCGGTGCTGGCGGATGCCCTGCGGCGCTCCTGGAAGGCGCCGCTGCCCGAGCTTCCCCCGGGCGGTCCCCGGGAGTTTGCCGACCTGTTGGAGATCTTCGCCAACATGCGTACGCGCCTGAAGGCCATGATCGATCATCAGTCCCTCCTCCTGGTGGGGGTCTCCCACGACCTGCGCTCGCCGCTGGCGCGCCTGCGCATGGCTTGGGAACTTTTGCCCGCCAGCACGCCCAGCAAGCTGCGCGACGGCATGCTGCAGGATATGGAGCGTATGGGGGAACTGCTGTCTCAATCACTGAGCCTCGGCAGGGGCCTGACGGCACGCGTCGCCGACCTCGACCTCATCGCTCTGCTCCATGAAGTGCGTGCCGACTTCGAGCGGGCGGGTGGACGGTGGCAGGAGGATCTGCCCCGACGTTATCCCTTTCGCGGCGATTACGATGCCCTGCGGCGCTTGCTCAACAATATCCTGGACAATGCGCGCCGGTACGGTGGTGGCCAGGTGCGGGTGCGATTACTGCGCGGTGGTGGACGGGGATTACTGCGGATCTGCGATTCGGGGCCCGGGGTTCCGGAGGCGGACCTGGAGAAGCTTTTCGAGCCTTTCTACCGCGGCGACGATGCCCGCGGGCACGAGGAGGGGAGTGGTCTAGGGCTGGCCATCGCCCGCCAGTTGGCCGAGGCACAGGACATGACCCTGCGCCTGTACAATGCGAGCCCCACGGGGGGGCTCTGCGTCGAGTTGGCCTGGCCTGTGGGTTGA
- a CDS encoding ArsR/SmtB family transcription factor: MKEVVLSDREIPRVASAIKAIAHPLRYKIICLLSKGEMSMQNLVKAINTSHSNASQHLAMLQDSGLVLARKVASRVYYRIRDQRTLNLLAVSRSVLP, encoded by the coding sequence ATGAAAGAAGTCGTTCTCAGCGATCGCGAAATTCCGCGCGTGGCCAGCGCCATCAAGGCCATTGCCCACCCGCTGCGCTACAAGATCATCTGCCTGCTGAGCAAAGGGGAGATGAGCATGCAGAATCTGGTCAAGGCCATCAACACCAGCCACAGCAACGCCTCGCAGCATCTGGCCATGCTCCAGGACAGCGGTCTGGTCCTGGCGCGTAAGGTAGCGAGCCGGGTATATTACCGGATTCGCGATCAGCGTACCCTGAATCTTCTTGCCGTGAGCCGCAGCGTCCTGCCCTGA
- a CDS encoding FMN-binding glutamate synthase family protein, whose translation MVAATLLQRWARWSLPSLGALLGFLGSYLALYLDPWWFVLAALGWGIVLLGIYDVCQKQSALLANYPVLARLRGLALDLRPFFRSYVVEDDQEGRPYSYESRSLVYRRAAGISSTHPFGTQLDTYREGFNWITHSMAPVNRPAEKPRVLVGAEGTELPYSASVFNISALSFGAISGRAIESLALGARLGNFYLDTGEGGISSYHRRSGGDLVFEIGSGYFGCRDDGGRFDAHAFAEQARQESVRMTEIKLSQGAKPGHGGVLPAAKVSPEVAAARGIPVHRECRSPRAHSAFSTPVELVEFAAEMRRLSGGKPVGIKFCVGQIHEV comes from the coding sequence ATGGTAGCCGCGACCCTGTTGCAACGCTGGGCACGCTGGAGTCTGCCAAGCCTCGGTGCTCTGCTTGGCTTTCTTGGCAGTTATCTGGCCCTGTATCTGGATCCATGGTGGTTCGTGCTGGCGGCGTTGGGCTGGGGAATCGTTCTGCTCGGCATATACGATGTCTGCCAAAAGCAGTCGGCCCTGCTCGCCAACTATCCGGTGCTGGCGCGGCTGCGCGGGCTTGCCCTGGATCTGCGACCCTTTTTTCGCTCCTACGTCGTGGAGGACGATCAGGAGGGGCGGCCCTACAGCTACGAGTCGCGCAGCCTCGTCTACCGGCGTGCTGCGGGTATATCGAGCACGCATCCCTTCGGCACCCAGCTCGATACCTATCGCGAGGGCTTCAACTGGATCACCCATTCCATGGCCCCTGTCAATCGCCCAGCAGAGAAGCCGCGGGTGTTGGTGGGCGCCGAAGGTACAGAGCTACCCTACAGTGCCTCGGTGTTCAATATATCGGCCTTGAGTTTTGGGGCCATCTCTGGCCGGGCCATCGAATCCCTGGCCCTTGGAGCGCGCCTCGGCAACTTTTATCTGGATACGGGTGAGGGCGGAATCAGCAGCTACCACCGTCGCTCTGGTGGCGATCTGGTCTTTGAGATCGGCTCGGGCTACTTCGGGTGTCGCGACGATGGCGGTCGTTTCGATGCCCATGCCTTTGCCGAGCAGGCCCGCCAGGAATCCGTGCGGATGACCGAGATCAAGCTCAGCCAAGGGGCCAAGCCGGGCCACGGTGGGGTGTTGCCGGCAGCCAAGGTCAGTCCGGAGGTGGCGGCAGCCCGCGGCATCCCGGTACACCGGGAATGTCGGTCGCCACGCGCCCACTCCGCCTTTTCCACGCCCGTGGAACTGGTTGAGTTTGCAGCGGAGATGCGGCGTCTGTCCGGAGGCAAGCCCGTGGGAATCAAATTCTGCGTCGGGCAGATTCACGAGGTCTGA
- the zwf gene encoding glucose-6-phosphate dehydrogenase yields the protein MDEHCICQFVIFGSTGDLASKKLLPALYHLKCAGRLPPEMRIIAFGRRPWNDKAWQEFLKEQLEHYAEGFTADHFADFCTHFHYVEGEIHDPAAYQKLRKILTPKGSTEPDPSIFYLAIRPADFVPVVQQLSAAGFNKEADTRIVIEKPFGDDLESAMQLNEQLHRHFKEEQIYRIDHYLGKEIVQNLLVFRFANLPIEAIWNRNYIDHVQITVAESGGIENRAGYYDQAGALRDMVQNHLMQILTLVAMEPPPSLEADALRDEKVKVLRSIRPIPKSAVHAHALRAQYGPGVIEEQHVPGYADEAGVAKNSVTETFVAAKFYIDNWRWRGVPFYLRTGKRLPAKTSSVAIRFRHTPQQLFRETPIERIEPNWILLSLEPESLKIEIYVKEPGLEMRVRPVQLNASYRRDGEEELDAYEALLLDVMEGDKALFIRFDEVEWAWRVVDPIIKAWGREVDYIITYPAGSWGPDEATRIMDKEDQYWRNQI from the coding sequence ATGGACGAGCACTGCATCTGCCAGTTCGTCATCTTTGGTTCCACGGGCGATCTCGCCTCCAAGAAACTCCTGCCGGCACTCTATCACCTCAAGTGCGCCGGTCGTCTGCCGCCGGAAATGCGCATCATCGCCTTTGGCCGTCGTCCCTGGAACGACAAGGCCTGGCAGGAGTTTCTCAAGGAGCAGTTGGAGCACTACGCCGAAGGCTTCACGGCCGACCACTTTGCCGACTTCTGCACGCATTTTCACTATGTGGAAGGTGAAATCCACGATCCCGCGGCCTACCAGAAACTGCGCAAGATCCTGACGCCCAAGGGTAGTACGGAGCCAGACCCCAGCATCTTCTACCTGGCCATCCGCCCCGCGGACTTCGTACCCGTGGTGCAGCAGCTGTCCGCTGCTGGTTTCAACAAGGAGGCCGACACCCGGATCGTCATCGAAAAACCCTTCGGCGACGATCTGGAAAGCGCCATGCAGCTCAATGAGCAGTTGCACCGCCACTTCAAGGAAGAGCAGATCTACCGCATCGACCACTACCTGGGCAAGGAGATCGTCCAGAACCTCCTGGTCTTCCGCTTTGCCAATCTGCCCATCGAGGCCATCTGGAACCGCAATTACATCGATCACGTGCAGATTACCGTGGCCGAGAGCGGCGGCATCGAGAACCGTGCCGGTTATTACGATCAGGCCGGGGCTCTGCGCGACATGGTGCAGAATCACCTCATGCAGATCCTGACCCTGGTAGCCATGGAGCCGCCGCCCTCCCTGGAGGCGGACGCCCTGCGCGACGAGAAGGTGAAGGTGCTCCGTTCCATCCGCCCCATCCCCAAATCCGCCGTCCACGCCCACGCCCTGCGTGCCCAATATGGCCCGGGGGTGATCGAGGAGCAGCATGTGCCCGGTTATGCCGATGAGGCGGGGGTAGCCAAGAACTCGGTGACGGAAACCTTTGTCGCCGCCAAGTTCTATATCGACAACTGGCGCTGGCGCGGCGTGCCTTTCTACCTGCGCACGGGCAAGCGTCTACCGGCCAAGACCTCCAGCGTTGCCATCCGCTTTCGCCACACCCCCCAGCAGCTCTTTCGCGAAACCCCCATAGAGCGCATCGAACCCAACTGGATTCTGCTTTCCCTGGAGCCCGAGAGCCTCAAGATCGAGATCTATGTCAAGGAACCAGGGCTGGAGATGCGCGTGCGGCCGGTGCAACTGAATGCCTCCTACCGGCGTGACGGTGAAGAGGAACTGGACGCCTATGAGGCCCTGCTCCTGGATGTGATGGAGGGCGACAAGGCCCTCTTCATCCGCTTTGACGAGGTGGAATGGGCCTGGCGGGTAGTGGATCCCATCATCAAGGCCTGGGGGCGGGAGGTGGACTACATCATTACCTACCCTGCCGGCAGCTGGGGGCCGGACGAGGCTACCCGCATCATGGACAAGGAAGACCAGTACTGGCGTAACCAGATCTGA
- the purT gene encoding formate-dependent phosphoribosylglycinamide formyltransferase, producing the protein MALVLGTPLASGATRLLLLGAGELGKEFLIAAQRLGLETIAVDRYADAPAMQVAHRAHVRDMTDADAILAVVRRERPHFLVPEIEAIATDALVRIESERLATVVPSARAVQLTMDREGIRRLAAEDLGLPTSPYAFADSREGLQAAADALGFPCVVKPVMSSSGKGQSVVHSAADLAVAWETARAAGRVAGQRVIVEAFVEFDFEITLLTIRSASGTHFCPPIGHRQEAGDYVESWQPQAMSPEALKRAQEMARAVTDDLGGRGLFGVEFFVRGDEVLFSELSPRPHDTGFVTLASQRQSEFELHLRAILGLPVDPGFRRPSASAVIRGEGLGWGPAYAGVPEALRVPESDLRLFGKPFAGKLRRLGVALASAETVEQARERAGRAAAAVRARPA; encoded by the coding sequence ATGGCCCTGGTTTTGGGGACGCCGCTCGCCAGCGGCGCAACACGCCTGCTCTTGCTGGGTGCAGGCGAGCTGGGTAAGGAATTCTTGATTGCGGCGCAGCGCCTGGGTCTGGAGACCATTGCCGTGGATCGCTATGCCGACGCACCGGCCATGCAGGTCGCCCACCGTGCCCACGTGCGCGACATGACCGACGCCGATGCCATCCTCGCCGTCGTGCGTCGCGAACGCCCGCACTTTCTGGTACCGGAGATCGAGGCCATCGCTACCGATGCCTTGGTCCGCATCGAGAGCGAGCGCCTGGCGACGGTGGTTCCCTCGGCGCGTGCCGTGCAGCTGACCATGGACCGCGAGGGTATCCGCCGACTGGCAGCGGAAGATCTGGGGCTCCCCACCTCACCCTACGCCTTCGCCGACTCCCGCGAAGGGCTGCAGGCTGCTGCCGACGCCCTCGGTTTTCCCTGTGTGGTCAAACCGGTGATGTCCTCCAGCGGCAAGGGGCAGTCCGTGGTGCACTCCGCCGCGGATCTGGCGGTGGCCTGGGAGACGGCGCGGGCGGCCGGTCGGGTAGCTGGCCAGCGGGTCATCGTCGAGGCCTTCGTGGAGTTCGACTTTGAGATCACCCTGCTCACCATCCGCAGCGCCTCGGGTACCCATTTCTGTCCGCCCATCGGCCACCGTCAGGAAGCGGGGGACTACGTCGAGTCCTGGCAGCCCCAGGCCATGAGCCCTGAGGCTCTGAAGCGGGCACAGGAGATGGCCCGGGCCGTCACCGACGATCTTGGTGGACGTGGACTCTTTGGCGTGGAATTTTTTGTGCGCGGGGATGAGGTACTGTTCAGCGAGCTCTCGCCACGGCCCCACGACACCGGCTTCGTCACCCTTGCCAGCCAGCGCCAGAGCGAATTCGAGCTGCACCTGCGCGCCATCCTCGGTCTGCCCGTGGACCCCGGCTTTCGCCGGCCCAGTGCCTCGGCGGTGATCCGGGGGGAGGGGCTGGGTTGGGGCCCCGCATACGCCGGTGTGCCGGAAGCCTTGCGCGTGCCCGAAAGCGATCTGCGTCTGTTCGGCAAGCCCTTTGCCGGCAAGTTGCGGCGCCTGGGCGTGGCCTTGGCCAGCGCGGAAACGGTCGAACAGGCGCGGGAGCGGGCAGGGCGCGCGGCGGCGGCGGTGCGGGCGCGACCAGCCTGA
- a CDS encoding L-glutamate gamma-semialdehyde dehydrogenase codes for MSAAQLEPAVEDVVAALPPAQRDEREVVTQLLQGLEGLDWQPIAERARPWLRAMRAEATPFWALESLLSEYPISSSEGLALMRLAEALLRVPDQATADVLLTDQLSRVDFREQGDASLMHRLSNQVLRLSRRILSRQESDRLSERLGKRVVVQGALRAITLLGRQFVLGETLAAARTQAAQTCSHYPSLRFSYDMLGEGARNAADAARYTQAYRDALLALAKQPAGRRGPEDRDGISIKLSALHPRFEESQRQRLWRELLPVLVDLAELAAAGNLGLTLDAEESDRLELQLDLLDALQAHLHGQVQTAGWQGLGLALQAYQSRAADALEYVVANTRRHRGRLMLRLVKGAYWDTEIKRAQEMGLDGYPVFTHKHHTDVSYLACARRMLGYADGPGAPLYAQFATHNATSIAAVLEMAAGLPAPQFEMQRLHGMGERLYDLLMDRQVIPRLRIYAPVGPYRELLPYLVRRVLENGASTSFIHLLASGTGDAAELLLRSPLWAADAPALPLPRAIYGTLHGEVRPNSAGIDLPYARARAGIAARARSIVITPPADVDPEAAQAIVRELDAAQPAWDALGVSARAQMLWRAADLLEERREYFIALIQREGHKTLGDAVAELREAADYCRYYALQAKHLLATQKLPGPTGEENRWSCRGRGVFVCISPWNFPLAIFTGQVVAALVTGNTVAAKPAEQTRAIAAAMVDLLREAGVPPSALRLVPGPGHSVGAALVAHPQVAGVVFTGSTSVAKGIQRALAAKDGPIVPLIAETGGINCMIVDSSALPEQVVDAVLRSAFQSAGQRCSALRVLCVQKELAERLLPMLQGAMDALSIGSALDFATDVPPVIDAGAQRALCQQMGELERTGARLLHRCAWPEALRKGAEPGGSVLHLDHRDDRGQIQHFVAPSLYAIDDLTAFREEIFGPVLQVCVWESGKLENLLEQIRSLGYGLTLGVQTRIDDRARTIAARCRVGNVYVNRSMIGAVVGVQPFGGEGLSGTGPKAGGPLYLSRMVAEQTIAIDLTAAGGNAGLLAQGKW; via the coding sequence ATGAGCGCGGCGCAATTGGAACCTGCGGTGGAGGACGTCGTGGCCGCCCTGCCACCGGCACAGCGGGACGAGCGCGAGGTGGTCACCCAGCTGCTGCAGGGGCTGGAGGGTCTGGACTGGCAGCCCATCGCCGAGCGTGCCAGGCCCTGGCTCAGGGCCATGCGCGCCGAGGCGACGCCCTTCTGGGCACTGGAATCGCTCCTGAGCGAGTATCCCATCAGTAGCAGCGAGGGTCTGGCGCTGATGCGGCTGGCGGAGGCGCTGCTGCGGGTGCCGGATCAGGCAACGGCGGATGTGCTCCTCACGGATCAATTGTCCCGTGTCGATTTTCGGGAACAGGGCGATGCGAGCCTCATGCATCGGCTCAGCAATCAGGTACTGCGTCTGTCGCGTCGGATTCTCAGTCGGCAGGAGTCGGATCGCCTCAGTGAACGCCTGGGCAAGCGCGTGGTGGTACAGGGTGCGCTGCGCGCCATCACCCTGCTGGGACGGCAGTTTGTACTGGGCGAGACCCTTGCCGCGGCACGGACCCAGGCGGCGCAGACCTGCTCCCATTACCCCAGCCTGCGTTTTTCCTACGATATGCTGGGGGAGGGCGCGCGTAATGCGGCGGACGCGGCGCGCTACACCCAAGCCTACCGCGATGCGCTGCTCGCCCTGGCCAAACAGCCGGCGGGCCGCAGGGGGCCGGAGGACCGCGACGGTATTTCCATCAAGCTCTCCGCCTTGCATCCGCGCTTCGAGGAGAGTCAGAGGCAGCGCCTGTGGCGCGAGCTCCTGCCGGTGCTGGTGGATCTTGCCGAACTGGCGGCGGCTGGCAACTTGGGTCTGACCCTGGACGCGGAAGAAAGTGACCGGCTGGAATTGCAGCTGGACCTTCTCGACGCCCTGCAGGCGCATCTTCATGGTCAGGTACAGACCGCTGGTTGGCAGGGGCTGGGACTCGCTCTGCAGGCCTATCAGAGCCGCGCCGCCGACGCCCTGGAGTACGTGGTGGCCAATACGCGGCGGCATCGCGGGCGGTTGATGCTGCGGCTGGTCAAGGGTGCCTACTGGGATACGGAAATCAAGCGCGCCCAGGAAATGGGACTGGATGGCTATCCGGTCTTTACCCACAAGCACCATACGGATGTCAGCTATCTGGCCTGCGCCCGCCGCATGCTGGGGTATGCCGACGGCCCCGGCGCGCCTCTGTACGCGCAGTTTGCCACCCACAATGCCACCAGTATCGCGGCCGTTCTGGAAATGGCCGCGGGGCTACCGGCGCCACAGTTCGAGATGCAGCGACTGCACGGAATGGGAGAGCGTCTCTACGACCTGCTCATGGATCGGCAGGTCATTCCGCGGCTGCGAATCTATGCCCCCGTGGGACCTTACCGGGAGCTCCTGCCCTATCTGGTGCGCCGGGTGCTGGAAAATGGCGCCAGCACGTCCTTCATCCATCTGCTCGCCAGTGGCACGGGGGATGCCGCCGAGTTGCTGCTGAGGAGTCCTCTCTGGGCCGCCGACGCCCCCGCCTTGCCTTTGCCGCGGGCCATCTACGGCACTCTGCACGGCGAGGTGCGGCCCAACAGCGCTGGCATCGATCTGCCCTATGCCCGCGCCCGCGCCGGAATCGCGGCCAGGGCGCGCAGCATCGTGATTACGCCGCCAGCGGATGTCGACCCCGAGGCGGCGCAAGCCATCGTCCGGGAACTGGATGCGGCCCAGCCCGCCTGGGACGCCCTCGGGGTATCGGCGCGCGCGCAAATGCTCTGGCGTGCCGCCGATCTGCTGGAGGAGCGGCGGGAGTACTTCATCGCCCTGATTCAACGGGAGGGGCACAAGACCCTGGGCGATGCCGTGGCAGAATTGCGCGAAGCAGCCGACTACTGTCGTTACTATGCCCTGCAGGCAAAGCATCTCCTGGCGACACAGAAGCTGCCGGGGCCAACGGGTGAGGAAAACCGTTGGTCCTGCCGCGGTCGGGGTGTTTTCGTCTGCATCAGTCCTTGGAACTTTCCGCTCGCCATTTTCACCGGTCAGGTGGTGGCCGCCCTTGTCACCGGTAATACCGTTGCTGCCAAGCCGGCGGAGCAGACCCGCGCCATCGCCGCGGCCATGGTGGATCTGCTCCGGGAGGCGGGGGTGCCGCCATCGGCTCTGCGCCTCGTGCCCGGCCCAGGCCACAGTGTCGGAGCCGCCCTGGTGGCGCATCCGCAGGTGGCGGGTGTGGTGTTCACGGGTTCTACTTCCGTCGCCAAGGGTATCCAGAGGGCGCTGGCTGCCAAGGATGGCCCCATCGTCCCCCTCATCGCCGAGACCGGGGGCATCAATTGCATGATCGTCGATTCCTCGGCCTTGCCCGAGCAGGTCGTCGATGCCGTTCTACGCTCGGCCTTTCAGTCCGCCGGCCAGCGCTGTTCGGCGCTGCGGGTGTTGTGCGTGCAAAAGGAGCTGGCGGAGCGCCTCCTGCCCATGCTCCAGGGTGCCATGGACGCGCTGTCCATCGGATCGGCCCTGGATTTTGCCACCGACGTGCCGCCCGTCATCGATGCCGGGGCGCAGCGCGCCCTCTGCCAGCAAATGGGGGAGTTGGAGCGCACGGGTGCCCGTCTCCTGCATCGCTGCGCCTGGCCCGAGGCCCTGCGGAAAGGGGCCGAACCCGGTGGGTCTGTCCTGCATTTGGACCATCGCGACGATCGCGGCCAGATCCAGCACTTCGTGGCGCCCAGCCTTTATGCCATCGACGATCTGACCGCATTCCGGGAGGAGATCTTCGGTCCCGTCCTGCAGGTTTGCGTCTGGGAGTCTGGCAAGTTGGAAAACTTGCTGGAGCAGATCCGGTCCCTGGGCTACGGGCTCACCCTGGGGGTGCAGACGCGCATCGACGATCGCGCCCGGACCATAGCGGCGCGCTGTCGGGTTGGCAATGTCTATGTCAACCGCAGCATGATCGGCGCGGTGGTTGGAGTGCAGCCTTTCGGTGGCGAGGGTTTGAGCGGTACCGGGCCAAAGGCCGGTGGCCCTCTTTACCTGAGCCGTATGGTGGCTGAGCAGACCATCGCTATCGATCTCACGGCGGCGGGGGGTAATGCCGGCCTCCTGGCCCAGGGAAAATGGTAG
- the gnd gene encoding phosphogluconate dehydrogenase (NAD(+)-dependent, decarboxylating) codes for MSKEAIGMVGLGRMGANMARRLHRGGARVVAYNRHPEKAQALAKETGMEAAASLADLVQHLPHPRVVWLMLPAGAATAEHVQELLPLLAPGDLLVNGANAFYADSMNEAKDVEARGIHYVDAGVSGGVWGLQEGYALMVGGKKEAVALVEPFLKILAPASDRGWLHCGPVGSGHFVKMVHNGIEYGMMQALAEGFAILRGKEEFGLDLAKISEMWRYGSVVRSWLLDLTAATLAQDQELQDIAPIVADSGEGLWTAQAALAQKVPAPVITLALQMRWASQGRDDYAAKLLAMMRNRFGGHAVEKEH; via the coding sequence ATGAGCAAGGAAGCGATCGGCATGGTGGGGCTGGGGCGCATGGGGGCCAACATGGCCCGACGTCTGCATCGGGGGGGGGCGCGCGTCGTGGCCTACAACCGTCACCCGGAAAAGGCCCAGGCCTTGGCCAAGGAGACCGGCATGGAGGCGGCGGCGAGTCTTGCGGATCTCGTGCAGCACCTGCCCCATCCGCGTGTCGTCTGGCTGATGCTGCCGGCGGGTGCAGCGACGGCTGAGCATGTGCAGGAGTTGCTACCCTTGCTCGCGCCCGGCGACCTTCTGGTGAATGGGGCCAACGCCTTTTATGCGGACTCCATGAACGAGGCCAAGGACGTAGAGGCGCGGGGAATTCACTACGTGGACGCCGGCGTGTCCGGTGGTGTTTGGGGTCTGCAAGAGGGATATGCCCTGATGGTGGGCGGCAAGAAAGAGGCCGTCGCCCTGGTGGAGCCTTTTCTGAAGATCCTGGCACCGGCGAGCGACCGCGGCTGGCTGCACTGCGGGCCCGTGGGCAGCGGCCATTTCGTGAAGATGGTCCACAACGGCATCGAGTACGGCATGATGCAAGCCCTCGCCGAGGGCTTCGCCATCCTCCGGGGCAAGGAGGAGTTCGGTCTGGACCTGGCCAAGATCAGCGAAATGTGGCGTTACGGTAGTGTCGTACGTTCCTGGTTGCTGGACCTGACGGCAGCGACTCTGGCCCAGGATCAGGAGCTTCAGGATATCGCCCCCATCGTCGCCGACTCTGGGGAAGGCCTGTGGACGGCCCAGGCCGCCCTGGCACAAAAAGTACCTGCGCCGGTCATCACCCTTGCCCTGCAGATGCGCTGGGCAAGTCAGGGGCGCGACGACTACGCTGCCAAGCTCCTGGCCATGATGCGCAATCGGTTTGGCGGCCACGCCGTCGAAAAGGAGCATTGA
- a CDS encoding BMC domain-containing protein, giving the protein MIQLRTYVYIDSLQPQLAAYIATVSQGFLPVPGDAALWVEVSPGMAVHRLTDIALKATRVHLSQLVIEREFGAMVIHHRDQSDVREAGRAVLQRMGADQRDRKACRITWNEIIRGMMPDHTVLINRQNRRGSMILPEQSMFILETEPAGYIIYAANQAEKAANITLVDVRAVGAYGRMIIAGREADVDEAAAAAIHAVENPSWT; this is encoded by the coding sequence ATGATCCAACTACGCACCTACGTCTACATCGATTCCCTTCAGCCCCAGCTTGCTGCCTACATCGCTACGGTCTCCCAGGGTTTCCTGCCCGTGCCGGGGGATGCGGCCCTGTGGGTGGAGGTGTCCCCGGGCATGGCCGTGCATCGCCTGACGGACATAGCCCTCAAGGCCACCCGGGTGCATCTGTCGCAGTTGGTCATCGAGCGCGAGTTCGGTGCCATGGTCATCCACCATCGCGACCAGAGCGATGTGCGCGAGGCAGGTCGGGCGGTACTGCAGCGCATGGGTGCCGATCAGCGCGACCGCAAGGCCTGCCGCATCACCTGGAACGAAATCATCCGCGGCATGATGCCCGACCACACCGTGCTCATCAATCGCCAGAATCGCCGGGGCTCCATGATCCTACCGGAGCAGAGCATGTTCATTCTCGAGACGGAACCCGCCGGCTATATCATCTATGCCGCCAACCAGGCCGAAAAGGCTGCCAATATCACCCTCGTGGATGTCCGCGCCGTGGGCGCCTATGGCCGTATGATCATTGCCGGACGCGAAGCCGACGTGGACGAGGCGGCGGCCGCGGCCATTCACGCCGTCGAAAATCCCTCCTGGACTTGA
- a CDS encoding TlpA family protein disulfide reductase has product MLRKKRLVLEILLWSGLVLGVYFFSQWRGAATAQVQRLPPLLVTSLGGEPQVLAPQPGQAMLVNFWSPDCPPCLAETPALVALDKIFAGPHLRVVGIATAGSSAEGVRDVARRFAIPYPLYLDREGEASRSVGGVLLTPTTLLVNGHGEIVGRFVGAISLPVIFWRLLWLG; this is encoded by the coding sequence GTGTTGCGAAAAAAACGCCTCGTCTTGGAAATACTGTTGTGGTCGGGCCTCGTTTTGGGAGTGTATTTTTTCAGTCAGTGGCGCGGCGCGGCAACGGCGCAGGTGCAGCGGCTGCCGCCCTTGCTGGTGACGAGTCTGGGTGGCGAGCCGCAGGTGCTCGCCCCCCAACCGGGCCAGGCCATGCTCGTCAATTTCTGGTCGCCCGATTGTCCACCCTGTCTGGCCGAGACCCCGGCACTGGTAGCCCTGGACAAAATCTTTGCGGGGCCGCACCTGCGCGTTGTCGGCATTGCCACCGCTGGCAGCAGCGCCGAGGGCGTCCGCGACGTCGCCCGACGCTTCGCCATACCCTATCCTCTCTACCTGGACAGGGAAGGGGAGGCCAGCCGCAGTGTCGGCGGGGTCCTCCTGACGCCAACCACCCTACTGGTGAACGGTCACGGTGAGATCGTCGGACGCTTCGTGGGCGCCATCTCCTTGCCGGTAATCTTTTGGAGACTGCTCTGGCTCGGCTGA